In Cryptomeria japonica chromosome 5, Sugi_1.0, whole genome shotgun sequence, the genomic window aggacttggaaagatgaaaaggataagagaGAAGTAAAGCAAGTTGTCACACTGATGGCCGAttacatcaatgttatccacaaCCCAGACCCCCAACTATTGTCAAAGATACTAGTGTCATTTGATCCTAAATCACTAGCAAACCAGAAGATGCTAGATCAGGTTCAAAGGAACAAGGTAGTGATGGAGATGTTTAATAAATGGTTGGACTTGATAATACAACAAGGGTTAGATTATATTAGTAATCTGGTTAAAGTTTATAAGGATGCTGATACCTTGAGTAAAGAGCTGAACTGGAAACAACCACCAGGGAAAAAGAAAGGATCAAGTGGGTAGCAGTCCTCGCATAGATGAACAATGTTCAgaagtatggagtgatgaaattcctAGCTGAGAAACTAGTGGAGAACTTGGATGAAAATGTGTTGtacgtgtcaaagaaaaatgtggaatggtgCAATTCGATCATCAAGcaaggccatgaagaatccaccaaGCTTCTCAAAGGACTGACTGACTTGATTGACATGATGCAAAAGGACCTCAAGTGTATTGAtattcaactcatgaaggagggcaCCAAGGTAATCGAAGAAGCTACAGACATGACTAAGTTTTCTCAAGAAAGGATCCAGTTCATTTAGACAACAAAATCTTTGACCACTAATGACTTTTGAAAAGcggcaaggattgaatcaatgctcttTGTCTGTTCAGATCATTTAGAGATTCACAAGGCGAAAGTTACATAGGTaaatatggacaaagaagtgtggaaggAGAGGATCCTGCACATCAGTCTACCCTATTTCCAAGTCATCTTGAACTTCTCGACAATGCACCTTTAATGGTGTGGTTTTGCGGCAAAGCAGGACAAGCCCGTAACCTCCTTTGCCACGGTGGAAGCCTagctgatttgaaaatgaaatgtcAGCTTTTTAGTGGctattagtttagttttcttttatgttaCCTTAAATAGTTTCTTTCACCTGGGTGAAAGAAAATGTTATTTgatcatgtaaaaactatggcctaGTGGCTATTTAAGCTGAAGAGCTTGTCTTTGTATGGGTTCTGAAAACTATGATTTTGGGAGCAATAGATAAAATTTTGATATGAATAGTTTGGATGATACAATGACTAGTTATCAAtgaaatgttgtgttatctttgaatctgtgcattctGAGATTCACAATCTTTTTTAAGTTATTATGGGCACAATATAATTTGACGATTAGTTATCTTTGTATTCCTTTTCAATTcatgtttattattggttgttggacgactcacattgtattgatttgcttgatcccccttgctctATGAAGCATAAGAGAGTATCGATCGAGCCATTAGTTTTTTGTTGAGTACttattttgctttgaatttatacaACAAGTATGCTATGAATCAGTGTTTGTGAACTGTCGTTCGAATATTCTTCGAGACATTTTCCTATGTTGCAGTTTTGAAggcgtttatttgtgttgatggataaatgtcggagcctttcaatgctttctggttaaaagtgttagcatatcaattgtataataaattcattgtaaatcatatgaggagctgccctctaatgcagaggttgaattttcattaattcttccaactgttggcatattggtttctttctaaagggtaaaaTGGAGTCATATTTTTCTCTAAAAAGATAATAGTTAAAATTTTAAggagacaaatttgttaaccaacagatttttggcaactctgttggggagtcGAATTATAAGATTGGTCGCCTAGTTGCAAGACTGGAGTCAaggagatatactaggtcccaaagaagggaaGGGGTTTTTGATTCTGTCTTTTAGGAGTTACAGAACCTAAATTTTCAACCCAATTTCTCACctcaaagaagagaaagaagtaaACCTCCTTCCCAATCACCATCATCACCTGTGTCCTCAGTTTTCCAAACTCTGACCTTGGATAGTGTTGTTTATTCAAATATAATCAATCCGACTCCACTCAATATCATACTTCCAATGGCAGCAAACAATCCTTGGGGGTTGTTATAGGCCCATTGAAGTTAGGTTTAAATCTCAACCCCTTACCCAAAGGTGCTAGggatcacttgccaaaatttagtggggaTGGAAAAATCACCGTTTATgaacacttgaatgcattcaatgtgGTCTATGGGATAATAGCAATTCAACATGAGGATATTGCTGAGAGGTTGTTTGTTGAGACACTAACTAGGGTAGCAAtagattggttttatcacttaccaaatagtgtgataacaacttGGCAAGATCTGAAAATaaggtttgaggcaagattcaatGTGGCTAAGGATGAACATTCCCTCTTGGCTCAATTGGCCCAGTTAAAGAAAGAAATTCCTAAATCTATGAGGGATTTTGTATCAAATTTTGATAAGATCTTGCACAAGATTCTAGCTAATCAAAAGCCCTCAGATGACAatcttaagtgtttctttattaattctATGCCTTCAGAAATAGGTTTATTGATCTGTAGGAAAAGAGTTGCATATATAAATGCTGCTAAAACCCTTGCAGTTgagttagaagatgatttaatcacaaCAGGTAAATGGAAAAGGGAAGTACAGACACCTAGTGCTCAAACTTCAACTTCCTCTGACCCTGTAATCCAGTgactaatgaatgatgtaattgccctTAAAAGATAGTTGCCCAAGGCCAGTATCTCATACCCATCTCCTTATCAAGATGTCCCTAGAAGGAATACAAAATAGTCTTTGGGCTATGGGAACAAGACCATGCAATTATCCCCTGCTCAACAAACATTAGCAATTGAAGCACCTCCTGCTAAAGGGAGTATGTGTGTATTTCACCTCACCAGTGAACATGATGGTAGTTCCTATCCTGAGATGGTGCATTATGCACAATTGGTGAATTTTAAAGATACCTCAAATGAGTGGGGAGAAGAAGAATATTCAAAGCAACCTGGTGACTCTGAAATCCATTTTCTTGAGTACGAGTCAGATTcggaaagaggaggtgatattttggttactttacaggatccttcatgtgttgtgctcacAAGAAACCAACAAATGTGAAACATCAGGTGGCTTCTTCATCGTCTATGGTGGCTTTCAAAGGTAAAGGGATTGACCCAAAATTTCATAATGATGATCAAAAATTGCAAGAACCCTTATTTTTAAAGCGTGTTGAAAAAGatagttcatttgatattatagagTTTTGCAAATCTTCTCAAATTCAAATCATACCTACTAAGTACCTTAAGCTAAATCCTAAAGAACTAGATAGATTTGTACaatttgtaaaaggaaataatgcACAGTGGACTAATGGAACACACCAATCAGTGAATGCCATATTGCCCTCACGTAGTAATGAGTTGGTTCATCCTTCAGTTTGTGAAAAGATACCTAAAGTAACTACTCTTCAAACAGATGGTTCTACACCTCTCCTTGAGTCAAAACCAgatcccttttatatatcattattcataaatggtcataggttgaataattgtattatagatttaggttcatccaacAATATAATGCCCTCTGTTGTAGCCAAATCATTAGGGTTATCCTTGACCAAGACTTTTAGCAAGTGCTATTctatggattcaaaacaaattcctccgctaggccaaattaaggatgctcaagtagttcttgcttcCCACCCGGATAAAAGGATCAAGTTGAAAATTCTGATAGCTAACATCCCAActagttatggcatgttgttaaGTCATACTTTCTGTAGGGACTTAGgtggtgaaatcaaaatggattggtctcaagccacaattCCTATTGGGAAACAACGAGTCATCCTGCAGCCTGAACCAAAGTCCAAATTCATTGTTTTCCCATCTGATGACCCTAGAGCCCACATTTTGTATCATGATTGtcaatttggaaactacatgattttgtTTGACAGGGAAAAGAAAGCCTGTGGCTAACGGAGTTTGATGGCAGTTGTGCAGCGTCAGGTTCTGGTGCAGAGGTAGTGTTAATACCACCTTCTGGCAACcctattcctttttcttttaagctAGAATTTAAAAATACCAATAATACAAATGAGTATGAGGCTTTATTGCTAGGTTTAGCTGAAGCTAAGAGATTGGGGGTGAAAATATTGCGAGCTAAAGGAGATACTGAACTAATTGTAAAATAGGTCAAAGGGTTGTTTAGTGTTAAAAATGAGAGGTTGAAACATTATcagaatagggtttgggatgaaaTCAAGGATTTcgatgcattttccattgaggcAATACCCAGGGAATTGAACTCAAAAGCATATTCATTAGCAGTCTCAACTTCATTGCTAGTCCCACATCCTGAATTTGTTGAGGATATATATAGGGTAGAGTTGATATATCGACCTAGTGTCCGAGACAACTCTGATTCTTGGCAGGTATTTGAGaatgataaacaaataaataacttTATGCAAAGTGTAGACATGTTTTTTGCCATGTATTTTGAAGGTTCAGATGCAGAGTGCAAAGAATTTTCCCTAGAACAAGCCAAGGAGTTGCCTGATGGAATCATGCAGTTGAAAGAAAACAAGATCCCTAAAGGGCTGGTTTCTTTGGAGCGTCTATTTGATCGTAATGATGCCTACAAGAATAATAAAGGTgatgataagtcggtgtattgacatgtttttatcaggacttttaggttttttggtatcttttgggttgcattatgatagtaaaatattgtgcattgactatatgtaatccatgttttaaaaaccgaacttaagaaatcatgtttgaaccttgccaatttcttcttgcagccatgccaatttattcctgcagccaaatggtttgtctctgtgatatgtggattatttaggatgatttcatatgtgagttaatgaatgtattagttaaagtaaaatacatatgcgtgtccttgtatattgtttctattttagtgtaggtaataattgatgctgcagtgAAGAATTCTCTTCCGCGCCTAAGGACTAGATAATCACACCAGAGAActagaggtcaaattgaaggagattcaagcgagcgtgATCTATGGCATAATCAAAGTAGTTGTACATCACCATGGGAGTTTAAATCCAATGCATGTTTAATCTgtaaaatatctctttggcatgcAAGGACTGTGGTTTGGTTACAGATCCACAGTTcttgcagccaagctctctgttatccccttcatctggcaGTGATCCACCTTTTCTTCTGGGCGTAATTGTAGTTATCCATTGCAGTTCATCTTTTCTATTTAATAAGCTCTCCCTTCTTTTCTGagtgttagacagaatggaaaaggattgagtagtttttgtaacgtattctagattttcatcttttggatatgtaattatctttcaggaagaaatgaataaaaacatgttaTTTTGATATGTTAAGAGTTCtttactgagagtttgatatcgctcatccaagggggcccacttggtgagtgatcccatgtttatgattactagagttagtttttacttagttgcagtagaagtttatGACTGGGatgttcttgcagccactggaaacagatcctttgactgttcctgcagccaaggcagaacgttgttattcctgttatttccattaattcatttcagaagaattttgaaaatctttcatttagtctttctaATTTTTATTCCTACCTTTCTTCCAGtaattgagaataatcattcaaggagcttagtgcatatatcttgcagacccatttcaagttttacattcctggattgacaactaaatgaacaccaaccatgagaatactaaactctaccatatgaatatccaaaattcgggttgagatttcaattagagatattattgttattaatgttGGGGTAGACAGGTGACAAGCCCCGAGAGGCCCAGGATATTAGAGTTTATGAAAAGGAGAGGCCCAGGATATTAGAGGTTATGAAAAGGCCAATATTGGTACTGAGAATGAACCCATATATATCAATCTGGGAAAATGTTGTATGCTGATAGAAAAGGAAAGGTTCATTAGCCTATTGGTGGAGTTCAAAGACATGTTTTCCTAGTATTATGACAATCTTAAAAAATTTAGAGAAGGAAAATTCTAGCACCAGATTCCCCTGAAGCCTAGAGCAAGCCCTTTCCGGCAAAAACTTAGAAGCTTCAATCCAAAAGTAGCACAAGCTATATTCCAAGAAGTAGATAAGATGTTAAAAGATAGGATTATATAtcccatccatcattctacatggatagaaAATTTTGtacctgtcagaaagaaaaatggggaaataaggATCTGCGTAGACTTTAGAAATCTTAACCAAGCCAGgttaaaagacaattatcccttTCCGGCCATGGACCACATTCTGCAAGCAGTCTCAGGGTCAaagatgatgtccatgcttgatggatttttgggatataatcagatcagtgttcaggaagatgatcaacataaaactgcctttattactccctggggtacatTTGCATATAACTAGATGCCCTTCAGTTTGATCAATCCATGAGCGACATTTCAGTGAGCTATAGACTTGTCCTTTGGCCACTTAAAGGATAAGATCATTTTTGTATATCTAGATGACTTGACAGTGctctcaaaaagaagaaaacatcacTTGCGGGATCTGAGACAAGTGTTGCAGAGGTGTCACGAGCATGGGGCATCCTTAAACCCAAAGAAAATAATGTTTGGAGTCACAGAAGGTAAGTTGCTCGGCCATATTGTTTCTAAGGAGGGGGTGAAAATAGATCCTGAAAGGGTAAGAGCAATTCAATAGTTAACTCTACCATCAAGTAGGAATGTCGTTAGATCCTTCTTCAGATAGGTAAATTTTATAAGGAGATTCATCCTGGATTTTGAAGAAACTACCAGATACattgtgaatttgatgagtgaGAAACAAGTTTTCAAATGGAGTGAGGAAGGGAAGAAAACTTTCACCTCAAGAAAGAATGCTATTGGTCAGGCACCTATTCTGGTTAATCCTGATTTTAGTAAAGATTTTGTTATTTACTGCTATGCCTCAAAGCACACCATGTCAGGGATTTTATTacagaagaatgaggataatgatGAAGTCCCAATATCATTCATGAGCATACCATTGAAAAAGCCTGAATTGAAGTATTCAATAATGGAAAAGTAGGCATAGGCGGTTATGAAGGTTGTAAAGTAGTTCAAGTATTATATTCTTCATTCCCATGCTATTGTTTATGTGCCTCATTGAGCAGTCAAGAGAATATTGACACAACAAGACATAGGAatgaatgaaagagcttcttgggtGTCAAAAATTCAGGAATTCAATTTAGACATTAGGCCCACAAAGTTGGTAAGGGGGCAGGGTTTGTGTAAGCTAATTGCTGAGAGTAAGGAGGAAGTGACATAAGAATTGCCATTGGTCCTGTTCGTCGGTCTTCAAGATTCCTAGTTTGTAGACGTAGCCTATTATTTGACGTATGGAGATTGCCCCGAACATCTTTCTGTGAAAGAGAAGAGGAACTTGAGGCTAAAAGCTACTAAGTACGTCATTTTTAATGATGTGTTATATAAGAGGGGATTGGATGGAACCTTCTTGTGTTGCATTGATAAATTGCTCCAAGAGTTCCTTTTGAAAACATTCCATGACGAAGcctgtggtggtcatttctctttaaCAGTAACTACCTACAAGATCTTGAGGAACTGTTattattggccaggaatgttcaaGGACGCATATGCATGGGTGCTCAGGTGTGAAAAATGTAAGATGTTTACAGGTAAGCCGCAACTCGCAACATTACCACTACGACCTGTGATTGTAGATGAACCCTTCAAGAAGTGGGGTCTGGATTTCATTGGTCCTTTGACACCTACCTCTAGTGCATGACACACTCATATATTGATAGCCAtagactattttaccaaatgggttgaggtcaTTTTAGTATGAAATAAAACCTCAgagattgtttgtaattttctgaaagagaacatCCTAGTTCGATTTGGAGTTCCGTTAAAAATTGTAGTTGACAACGCTACCAATTTCTCCTCTGCTTAAATTTctttgttttgctatgatcatggaatctctcttgctcactcatctgattattatcctcagggaaatAGCTAGGCTGAATCCAGTACAATAAAAATCtcattaatatcatgaaaaaattagtgagTGAGAATTTTAAGGATTGGCATAACTGTATGAAGCCCTTTGGGCTGACCGTACATCACCAAAGAGGGAAATTGGGATGTCTCCATTTGAACTAGTCTATGGTGTTGGCACTCAGGTAACACTTCCTTTGGAGCTAGCAGCTACCAAGCTACAAACGGTTATTGAAGATGTTTATTTCCAGAGTTCTCTAGAAAAGCAGATCATGCACCTGGCAAAGATTGATGAAGAAAGATAAACTAGTGGACCGGATAACAAAACACCAGATGAGGGTGAAAAGGATATTTGACAAGCGAGCAAGGCCTTGAAAGTTCATGCTGGGCGATCAGGTACTGCTCTAGGATAGAAGAAGAGAGGCCAAGGGATCACATGCCAAGTTCGAGTCACTCTGGAAGGGACCATTCTTGATTCATGAAGTAAagggaccaaattctttcaaacttgcatatctgGATGGTACTGTTCTTCCTTTGACCTATAATGGTCaacatttgaaattatatcaactaTAAATGAGAGTCCCTCATTGTTTTTGTATATAGTGTTTAGTTAATTTTGCAGTTGTTTGTCTTTTCAATTTAGTTTTGTTTGTGTCTTTAAATAAAGTCTGCATGCAAAACCAAAGATTCTATAGTTCATTTCTAGCTCCTTCACAGTTCTAGTCCCCAATCAGAGCCGATGTTAGTCCACCCGTAATTTTTCCCTTTTAAAGTATTCTTGCTTGTGGGTTGCCTTTTGTGTCTTTAATTTCGTCAAGTCATTCGTTTTCTTTCGTACTTGAACCGTTGAattctttcaacaacaaaaaaaatttcaataggttcaaggttcaaagaacgTTTTGTAAAAGAGTCATTTGTGGTCTTTGTCGCCATGCAAACAAGTGCTCTTTTGTTTgtggtcattgaagttttgaacccattgaaaaaaatctcaagtggttcaaggttcaaagttcaaaatgtttttttgTGAGTCGTGGAAATGTATCGTTATATGGAGAGCGTGAGTCCTTATATTTTGAGTTGATATgcaatcttgaaccttgaaccaaatttcaagcagttcaaaaggttcaaggttcatgtcTAATAGTCCTTTTCTTTGTCGCTCATTCCCGGTGTTGTTTTATGTGCCGCCCACTCACTGTTATATTTCTTAATTGAACATTGAACTGATGAAcctttttgtcaaatggttcaaggttcatgggttcatttcaaaactatctctaaagctttttggtggaaataaaGCGGCAcgagaaggaatattcccttattcggcaatttaaaattctaaaagtggaaagtaatcatgagaacatcAAATTACTTGTGTGGAAGTGATGGATAGTTAAGAAAGTGTCAGGTTGTGTCATTTCACCGTTACTTTGCATGCTTGGGTAAATCATGCTGAAGCGTGTGTAGCTCTAAAGATATTAATCTGTCCgattgaaggaaatgtgtatgaatttatttccatatttaagAAGGTCACAGCTACCATACTTCGGTAAATTGAAGACGCCGAAGGTAAAACCAACTCTATTTTctgggagaatttccacctttcatGGTGTTAATGGGTGTCTCAAAGCCCATTGTAGAGAAAATTCAGCCGAGAAGGTCAAAAAGGTTGCCACCCAATCTTACAGTTGTCTGAGTAACTCAGTCCCAAAGCAAAAAGAAGAGTGAGGAACCAATCCCGAGATGAATTATTGTAGACTTGGACCCCAGTGAAGAGCTTGAACAAATAATGGATTCATAGGATCAAGGCGAGCTCGAGATACAAGAAATGGACACAAATAAAAAAGTGGAAATTCAACAAGATCCCATGAATACGTTAGTAATTGTTACTTCACCAGATGTACAGACCACTTCGCCACCTAAGGAACCTACAATTGCACCAAGATGGTGGGAAGCCACCATTGGGAAAAAGATGAGTGTGGTGCCAGTCATAATTCCAATGGAGGACATTGTTAGCAGATGCTTGGGGAAGACATCAAAGcccaaaaagctcaaaacacaagcaatgcttgacGTGGATGACACAACTGGTCACTGGACAGTTGAAGTTGCCAAACCCATTCCTGGAAGGGACACAGACAAGGCTATAGAGGAGGATTTCACTATGGAGAAGATAGATTTGGGAGTTGCTTCAAGGGCTATATATGTTAAACATCTAGAATCCTCCACGAAGAGGATAatttcaaggacttggaaagatgaaaaggataagagaGAACTAAAGCAAGCTG contains:
- the LOC131875933 gene encoding uncharacterized protein LOC131875933, producing MNNVQKYGVMKFLAEKLVENLDENVLYVSKKNVEWCNSIIKQGHEESTKLLKGLTDLIDMMQKDLKCIDIQLMKEGTKGKESLWLTEFDGSCAASGSGAEVVLIPPSGNPIPFSFKLEFKNTNNTNEYEALLLGLAEAKRLGNRVWDEIKDFDAFSIEAIPRELNSKAYSLAVSTSLLVPHPEFVEDIYRVELIYRPSVRDNSDSWQVFENDKQINNFMQSVDMFFAMYFEGSDAECKEFSLEQAKELPDGIMQLKENKIPKGLVSLERLFDRNDAYKNNKGDDKSVY